The Mastomys coucha isolate ucsf_1 unplaced genomic scaffold, UCSF_Mcou_1 pScaffold13, whole genome shotgun sequence genome has a window encoding:
- the Ctxn3 gene encoding cortexin-3 — MDGGQPVPSPLVPLGNVSDYSMSLEQKTTFVFVILLFIFLGILIVRCFRILLDPYRSMPTSTWADGLEGLEKGQFDHALA; from the coding sequence ATGGATGGAGGACAGCCTGTCCCTTCACCCCTGGTACCCCTTGGGAACGTATCAGATTATAGCATGTCTCTGGAACAGAAAACaacatttgtttttgtgattCTGTTGTTCATCTTTTTGGGCATCCTCATCGTCAGGTGCTTCCGGATTCTTCTAGACCCATATCGGAGCATGCCAACCTCAACCTGGGCTGACGGGCTTGAAGGTCTAGAGAAAGGGCAGTTTGACCATGCCCTTGCTTAA